In Methanococcoides sp. LMO-2, the genomic stretch CTCTTGGGAACACAGCATACTTTGACATGTGTCTTGGCATGGATGCCAGAGGGTTACTTCCCCAGTAGATGTTAACGTCACTTCTGTTCTTGGTCTGACCTGCTGTTGCTGCAGGACATCCGCTTTCCTGGATACCCATCACAGTAGGACCGTGGCAGATGGTAGCGTTGGAATCAGCTACACCACCGAGGTACTCTGCAATGTGAAGACCTACTTCCTGTGCTTCACAGGAGGTCTCACTTCCGAGGAAGAAGAGAGGTCTCTCAGCATTTACAAGCATCTCTGCTGCCTTTGTAAGTGCCTCGTCCCATGCAGCTTTCTGAAGCTTTCCTTCTTTCCTGACCTGTGGGTCCTTGAGACGGTGTGTGCTTACGATCTCCTGGAACTTACCATTACCCATCTTACATGCGTTCTTAACGGTGATCTCGCCGTCGCCGAGCTCTACCTGAATGTCGTCACATGATGCTCCGCAAACCGGACACATGATGTTCTTAAAAACCATATCAGTTACCTCCCATGTACAGTTGAAGGACAACATCCTCTGCGCTTAGTACCTCGCCTTCAGCAGCCTCGATGGTTACAGGATTACCCTTATAGAGAGGGGAACCTGTTGAGAATGTGTCAGGGTCGATGACCACGTTGGACCAGATAGCCCTTGGCATGAATACATCTCCTTCCATTACAACATCTGTGCATTTTGTGAACACAATGATGGAATGTTTTTCGTCCTTACTTGTTACTTTTACTTTTTCCGGGCTTCCAAGTGCTTCAAAATCGCATGGTGAAATCCAGCATACAGCACATTCCTGCCTGTAATCCTCTGTATATTTGTCACCGCCTTTTGCAAGCCTGCCCTCGTCAATGGTACTTCCTGTGTTAAGTAATACTCTCATCATCACACCTCACAGATCCATGTTTGCAGCCTGGTTAACATAGAGTGAACCTTTTGGCCTCTTTGTGATCGCATTGTCACCGAGGAACTTCATGAACTCACCCGGACATTCTATGTCATCGAACTTAAGGTCGCTTTCATTTGCCACGTATTCGAATCCTGGAGAGAACCTTTCAATGGTTCCGTTAACGACCATTGTACCGGCTGTCATCTCTGCAGCAACTGCGCGGATAGCATTGCCCTTTACAGCGATAAGTCCGCCGTTCTGGCGAATACCACAGTAGTGACCGACGTTTCCGCCGACGATGATCTCGCCGCCGCTGATTCCGCCACCAAGGTTGTTGTTTGCGTTTCCGTCGAGGACGATACGTCCACCGGACATTCCTACCCACTTACCACGGTATGCGCAACCAACGTGGTCCTTTGCATTACCTTCGATGTGGAGGAGTCCGCCTTTCATCTCCATTCCTGCCCAGGAATCTGCGTCGCCCTTTACAAGGATCTCGCCGCCTTCCATCTGGGAACCTACGTGCATGCTAACAGATCCCTCCACGGTGATCTTGCCTGCTGTCATCTTTTCACCGATGCGCTTTACTCTGGAAGTGTCACCTTTGATGACAATGGAAGTGTCCTCTGCGGAACTTCCTGCATCACCCTCTACATCGAAAAATGCAGAGAGAGGAAGCTGTTTTGGTCCCTGCCATACCTGAAGGGACTCAATATCGCTCTTGTTCTTGCCGGCGAATGCATCAGGAGTGATGACATCTGCCTCTACTTTGATACCGATCTCGGTATTTACTGTAAGAATAACTTCTGCCATGATATCACTGCTCCGTGTTGAGCTTGATCGCTGTTGGGTTCTTGAGGTAAGACTCAGGTGTTGGATAGTGGTTGAATCCGTGTGAATAGTACCTGAACCATTCCTGGACATCCTTGAGCATTTCCTTCTCGTTTGCGTCAGGAACACTCACGTCAGTGTAGTAGGTTCTCCTGTCTGCGATCTTTGTGATCTCACCATTGTGGCAGACAATGTCTCCGTCCTTGATGGTGTATTCAGCGGTGCTGAACTTGTTGATCAGATCGGAGTATTCCCTTGTGTCGATCTTGCTTGGGTCAATGTCATAGATGGTCACATCACCATCTGCACCGATACCAAAGCTTCCCTTCCTGTGTGCCATACCGATTGTCTTAGCTGTGTTGGCACGGGTAAGGATCGCGATGTCGTAAAGGGACATTTCCCTGTCCACTCCACCGAGTGTGCTTCTGTCGTTTGCCCATGGGTGACATTCGCTGAATGTCTGGTCCCTGAACTTCTCGGACATAAGCCAGCTCATAACGAGTGGATACTTGGTGAAAGGACCACCGTTAGGACTGTCGGTTGTCATGATTACCTTCCATGGATCATCGACCAGGAGCAGGCATTCAAGACCCATTGCCCACTGGGTACTGTGGACCGGGTTGCTCTTAAGGTATGTGAACGGACAGACACCGGAACCACATTCGAGTTCAACATCGGTGTTTGACCATTTTCCACCGGTAAGCACAGACAGATCGTGGATGGACGGACCATCACCAGTCATACATGTTGCTTCACCGAATGGGACACAACCACTGTCAATTACAACGTGGTCGGTGCTGTTGATATAATCTGTAAGAGGCTTGACACCGGACTCGAAGTCACGCCAGGATGTACCGCCAAATGCGTTGAACATCATGTGTGTAAGATACACGGACTGGTCCCTGCTTGCATCGATCTTTGTCTCTGCCCACTCTACACCCATGTCCTGGTTTGGTTTCACGTTGCTGGAGATCTTCATGGACTCCTTTGTGGTCTCGAAGTTTCCAGGGTGACCAAGGTTGTTTGCGTGAAGGTGCATTGACATTGGCATACCGAGCATTTCATTGACCTCGGTAAGGCCTTCGATCATCTCTCTTGGAGTTACCTCGAAGTGGATGTTTGCCTCGTCAAGGGAAGATACGTTCTTACCCCATCCCCAGTTCTCTACACCAGCCGGGTTGACACACTTGATACCGTATGTCTTGTGGGTCTTCATCATCCAGGAAACGTATGCTGCTGCCTTTTCGATGTCGCCTTCCTTGAGGTAGCGCATCATGAACCAGTTGTTACCGAGAACAAGATATCCACCCATGTCGAGCATTGGGATAGAGCGCATCTCTTCGTGTGTGTGGCGTGCTTCCATTGGAGGAACAGCTGCCTCGAAGACGGTTGTGTATCCCATCTGTGAGTACTCGTATCCTTCCATGTAGACTGATGGTACGGTCTCTCCTGATCCGGAGTGTGCAATATCGGTCTTTGCCATAGTTGCCTTGTAACCGTCCTCAGGACGCATCATCCTACCTGCGTTGACCTTTGCACCAGCAATGTGTGAGTGAGAGTCAACACCACCAGGCATTACGGTCTTGCCTGTTGCATCAATGATCTTAGCGTCTTTCATGTCAGCATCTGAGAGTTCAGATACGACCTTACCATTTTTGATGAAAATGTCCTGTTTCTCACCGTTCACTTCGTTGAGCGGGTCGTAAACAGATCCATTCTTAATTACAATAGTTCCAACCATTATTCCACCTCTCTCTTCTCAAGCCATATTGCAGATGTCGGGCAGATCAGTGCGCATGCACCGCATGAGCCACATGCTTCCTGGTCAAGGACCTTAACACTACCGTTCCTTACCTCAAGCAAAGGCTTCTCATCAAGATCGTTGAGTGCACCAGCTGCCAGGAACTTTGAAGAGTTAGCATTGACAGGACACATGATGACACAGTTTCCACAGCCAAGGCAGGCATCTTCGTCTGTCTTGAGCACGGATGTCAGAACAGGTGTTGCTGATGGCTTGTTGAGCAGCTTCTTTTCGAAGACGGTCTTCTTTTCCATAGCTGTAAGGATCTCGGTCTTCTGCACGTCAATAGCCTGTACAGGACATGCGACTGCGCATGCACCACAGTAGAGACATGCATCTGGACGCTGTGCAACCTTGTCGACCCTCTCACCAATATCCCATTCAGGGTTGAAGAGTGCATTGCATGGGCAGACATCAACACATGTGCGGCATGCCTGACAGGTGTCCTCTTCGCGTGTCCATGTGCCTGCGAAAGGCTTCTGGACAGTGATAGCGTCCTTTGGACATACCTCAGCACACCATCCACAGTGTACACAATTGTCGTTGTCGATGATTGTCTTACCATCCACACGTGCGCTGTTATCATTTGACAACCACTGCTGGACCTCGATAGCTCCCTGTGGACAGATCTGTTCACAGAGACCACAGTGCACACAGTCATCGTTCACGGTTGTTGGTGCGATGGTGCTGCAGAGGAAATTATCGTTGCATACAGGCTTTCCATCCTCTCTCATCTCAAGAGCGCCTGTTGGGCAAATCTTGGTACACATTCCACATGTGATGCAGGTGTCTGTAATTTCCAGGAACTCCTTGTTGATGAGTCCTCTGGCAACAGGTCCTACGGAACCAATGATCAGTGTGTCCTTAGGACAGACCATTGTACAGGTTCCACAACCAATGCACTTGTGTGGCATGTAGACCACTTGCTTGTTATCTTTTGTCGAAACCACTATTTCGTTCATCTAATCTACTCCGTAATTATTGCTCATGTCTGCATGCTTCACAAAGCGCTTCGCCCTCGTACCAGACAAAGCTCTCTCCACACTTGTCACAAAGCTTTACTTGCTTGCGTTTCTTGATCGGTACTTCGATCTCTGTAAAAGAATAAGAATAAATGCTCTCTCCCGCCTCAAGGACGATCGGAACAACTACCTCATGCGGCACTTTTTCAGTGTTCATGTACCATGCATAAAGTTTCGGGTATGCCTTTGTCTTTTCAGGATCAAGAT encodes the following:
- a CDS encoding molybdopterin dinucleotide binding domain-containing protein: MRVLLNTGSTIDEGRLAKGGDKYTEDYRQECAVCWISPCDFEALGSPEKVKVTSKDEKHSIIVFTKCTDVVMEGDVFMPRAIWSNVVIDPDTFSTGSPLYKGNPVTIEAAEGEVLSAEDVVLQLYMGGN
- a CDS encoding formylmethanofuran dehydrogenase subunit C; protein product: MAEVILTVNTEIGIKVEADVITPDAFAGKNKSDIESLQVWQGPKQLPLSAFFDVEGDAGSSAEDTSIVIKGDTSRVKRIGEKMTAGKITVEGSVSMHVGSQMEGGEILVKGDADSWAGMEMKGGLLHIEGNAKDHVGCAYRGKWVGMSGGRIVLDGNANNNLGGGISGGEIIVGGNVGHYCGIRQNGGLIAVKGNAIRAVAAEMTAGTMVVNGTIERFSPGFEYVANESDLKFDDIECPGEFMKFLGDNAITKRPKGSLYVNQAANMDL
- a CDS encoding formylmethanofuran dehydrogenase subunit A, encoding MVGTIVIKNGSVYDPLNEVNGEKQDIFIKNGKVVSELSDADMKDAKIIDATGKTVMPGGVDSHSHIAGAKVNAGRMMRPEDGYKATMAKTDIAHSGSGETVPSVYMEGYEYSQMGYTTVFEAAVPPMEARHTHEEMRSIPMLDMGGYLVLGNNWFMMRYLKEGDIEKAAAYVSWMMKTHKTYGIKCVNPAGVENWGWGKNVSSLDEANIHFEVTPREMIEGLTEVNEMLGMPMSMHLHANNLGHPGNFETTKESMKISSNVKPNQDMGVEWAETKIDASRDQSVYLTHMMFNAFGGTSWRDFESGVKPLTDYINSTDHVVIDSGCVPFGEATCMTGDGPSIHDLSVLTGGKWSNTDVELECGSGVCPFTYLKSNPVHSTQWAMGLECLLLVDDPWKVIMTTDSPNGGPFTKYPLVMSWLMSEKFRDQTFSECHPWANDRSTLGGVDREMSLYDIAILTRANTAKTIGMAHRKGSFGIGADGDVTIYDIDPSKIDTREYSDLINKFSTAEYTIKDGDIVCHNGEITKIADRRTYYTDVSVPDANEKEMLKDVQEWFRYYSHGFNHYPTPESYLKNPTAIKLNTEQ
- a CDS encoding 4Fe-4S binding protein, translating into MNEIVVSTKDNKQVVYMPHKCIGCGTCTMVCPKDTLIIGSVGPVARGLINKEFLEITDTCITCGMCTKICPTGALEMREDGKPVCNDNFLCSTIAPTTVNDDCVHCGLCEQICPQGAIEVQQWLSNDNSARVDGKTIIDNDNCVHCGWCAEVCPKDAITVQKPFAGTWTREEDTCQACRTCVDVCPCNALFNPEWDIGERVDKVAQRPDACLYCGACAVACPVQAIDVQKTEILTAMEKKTVFEKKLLNKPSATPVLTSVLKTDEDACLGCGNCVIMCPVNANSSKFLAAGALNDLDEKPLLEVRNGSVKVLDQEACGSCGACALICPTSAIWLEKREVE